The Verrucomicrobiia bacterium genome includes a window with the following:
- a CDS encoding DUF4031 domain-containing protein yields MKANQINAAGVFVDELFRWPHYRDPHTARVGAKHGDMWCHLWCLPGHEEALHEVAQAIGMKSAWFQNKPFHPHYDLVPPRREAAVKLGVRTVMAPNLRRQIATEWKGRAWRIGEVLGAPTAPAGMVFVAVEVGLEGEIIRVNMEPLNDGKRFLD; encoded by the coding sequence ATGAAAGCGAACCAGATCAATGCAGCGGGTGTCTTCGTGGATGAACTTTTCCGCTGGCCCCACTACCGAGATCCGCACACCGCGAGAGTGGGCGCGAAGCATGGAGACATGTGGTGCCATCTCTGGTGTCTGCCGGGGCATGAGGAAGCCTTGCATGAAGTCGCGCAGGCGATCGGCATGAAGTCCGCGTGGTTCCAGAACAAACCTTTTCACCCGCATTACGACCTGGTGCCGCCGCGTCGAGAGGCAGCGGTGAAGCTCGGGGTGCGCACGGTGATGGCTCCGAACCTGCGCCGACAGATCGCAACGGAATGGAAAGGGCGTGCCTGGCGCATCGGCGAAGTGTTGGGCGCGCCGACAGCACCAGCGGGCATGGTGTTCGTGGCGGTGGAAGTGGGACTGGAGGGGGAGATCATCCGCGTGAACATGGAGCCGCTGAATGATGGGAAGAGGTTTTTAGATTAG